A window from Culex pipiens pallens isolate TS chromosome 3, TS_CPP_V2, whole genome shotgun sequence encodes these proteins:
- the LOC120417539 gene encoding histone deacetylase complex subunit SAP18, with the protein MAGLESMIVEDKSQQAQKAVDREKTCPLLLRVFCSTGRHHSASEYNHGNVPTNELQIYTWMDATLRELTTLVRDVNPETRRKGTYFDFAIVSPDRSSMYRMREIGVTCSGQKGADDTKTLGHAKFTIGDYMDINITPPNRMPPPRRPRPY; encoded by the exons ATGGCCGGGCTGGAATCGATGATCGTGGAGGACAAATCGCAACAGGCGCAGAAAGCTGTGGATCGGGAAAAG ACGTGTCCGCTGCTGCTGCGCGTGTTCTGCTCAACCGGCCGGCACCACTCGGCTTCCGAGTACAACCACGGCAACGTGCCGACAAACGAGCTGCAGATCTACACCTGGATGGACGCGACGCTGCGCGAGCTGACCACGCTGGTGCGGGACGTGAACCCGGAGACGCGCCGCAAGGGAACCTACTTTGACTTTGCCATCGTATCGCCGGACCGCTCGTCCATGTACCGGATGCGCGAAATCGGCGTGACCTGTTCGGGGCAGAAGGGCGCGGACGACACCAAGACGCTGGGCCACGCAAAGTTCACCATCGGAGACTACATGGACATTAACATCACCCCGCCGAACCGGATGCCACCGCCGCGCCGTCCGAGGCCCTACTAG
- the LOC120417538 gene encoding uncharacterized protein LOC120417538, with protein MKNTLLPILAVGLVSLAAAQYGPAPPRINIPGAIPLPVDNRPAPIPRAQPIPERFFSTEKELSSNAQRFNLAAPEQPQQRPAPVPAPKQYRPAPQQVVQQRPAPARIQQQHYDEDRPTSQRQQAEDDRRKKPVAQILRKWREEHEDGSITWGFENDDGSFKEETIGIDCVTRGSYGYVDPDGEKREYTYETGILCDPNKRDEEEEEEEDELQLKNKVKRPNQQQQGQQQQQQQYYRN; from the exons ATTCTCGCCGTGGGACTCGTGTCCCTGGCAGCGGCCCAGTACGGGCCAGCCCCACCTCGGATCAACATCCCTGGGGCCATTCCGCTGCCCGTA GACAACCGACCGGCACCGATTCCGCGGGCCCAGCCCATCCCGGAGCGGTTCTTCTCGACCGAAAAGGAACTGTCCTCGAACGCGCAACGCTTTAACCTGGCGGCCCCGGAACAACCACAGCAACGACCGGCGCCGGTTCCCGCGCCCAAACAGTACCGGCCCGCGCCCCAGCAGGTCGTCCAGCAGCGGCCAGCTCCGGCTCGTATCCAGCAGCAGCACTACGACGAGGACCGTCCGACGAGCCAGCGCCAGCAGGCCGAGGACGACCGACGCAAGAAGCCAGTGGCGCAGATTCTGCGAAAGTGGCGCGAAGAGCACGAAGATGGCAGCATCACGTGGGGCTTCGAGAACGACGACGGTTCCTTCAAGGAGGAAACCATCGGCATTGACTGCGTCACACG CGGAAGCTACGGCTACGTCGACCCGGACGGCGAGAAGCGCGAGTACACCTACGAAACCGGCATCCTGTGCGACCCGAACAAGCGCGACGAGGAGGAAGAGGAAGAGGAGGATGAGCTGCAGCTGAAGAACAAGGTGAAGCGGCcaaatcagcagcagcagggccagcaacagcagcagcagcagtactaTAGAAACTAG